Proteins encoded within one genomic window of Prauserella marina:
- a CDS encoding response regulator transcription factor gives MRILVVDDDRAVRESLRRSLEFNGYRVDVASDGAQALDKVTTDRPDAMVLDVMMPRLDGLEVARRLRSAGDDLPILVLTARDTVSDRVSGLDAGADDYLPKPFALEELLARLRALLRRASAEANAGPDSVTLEFADLTLDPGTREVRRGDRPISLTRTEFALLELLMSYPKHVLTRGRILEEVWGYDFPTSGNALEVYVGYLRRKTEAGGEPRLIHTVRGVGYVLRETPP, from the coding sequence ATGCGCATTCTTGTTGTCGACGACGATCGGGCCGTTCGGGAGTCGCTTCGCCGTTCCCTCGAATTCAACGGCTACCGGGTCGATGTCGCGAGCGACGGTGCGCAGGCGCTCGACAAGGTGACGACCGACCGTCCCGACGCGATGGTGCTCGATGTCATGATGCCGAGGCTCGACGGGCTGGAGGTCGCCAGGAGGCTGCGCAGCGCGGGAGACGACCTGCCGATCCTGGTGCTGACCGCGCGGGACACCGTCTCGGACAGGGTGTCGGGGCTCGACGCGGGTGCGGACGACTACCTGCCGAAGCCCTTCGCGCTTGAGGAGTTGCTCGCCAGACTGAGGGCCTTGCTGCGCAGGGCCAGCGCGGAAGCGAACGCAGGCCCGGACTCCGTGACGCTCGAATTCGCCGACCTCACCCTCGATCCCGGTACTCGCGAGGTGCGAAGAGGCGACCGGCCGATCAGTCTCACGCGCACCGAGTTCGCGTTGCTCGAACTGCTGATGTCCTACCCGAAGCATGTGCTGACCCGCGGTCGCATCCTGGAGGAGGTCTGGGGCTATGACTTCCCGACCTCGGGAAACGCGCTGGAGGTCTACGTCGGCTACCTGCGGAGGAAGACCGAAGCCGGTGGTGAGCCCCGGCTGATCCACACGGTGCGCGGAGTGGGCTACGTGTTGCGGGAGACGCCACCGTGA